The following is a genomic window from Verrucomicrobiota bacterium.
TCATCGTCGTTTGACGCGAGTTCATCTTCCGAGCGTTCCGCCCCGTCCGCCTTTGCCTTTTTGGCGGCAAGTGAATTCGGATCCTTGTCGAGCCGCTTCAACTGCGGCTTGTCGACGTCAGCCAGCGCCAGTTCATAATAACGGTCGTGATCCTGCGCCTCGGCTTTTTTCTCGTCTTCCTTCTCTTTATCCCGCTCACCCGTTTCATGCTCCAGTTCGTCACGCCGGATTTTTTCGTTCAGCGACAAACGGTTGTTCTTCACGCGGTCATTCACATGCTTGACGTCCTGCACGATGTCCTGGAGAACAGGATCCTGGCTGGTGCGCCCAATGGATTTGCGCCGGATATCATCCACGAAAAGCGGCTTGCGATTGTTGGCCAGGTCGATCGGGGCCGGTTCCACTTCATCATACGGCAGCGCGTGTTCCAGGGCCGATTCGCCAAACTCCGGACTGTCCGTCAGTGACGGAAGGACGATGTCGGAAATCACGCCACGAAACTGGGTCGAGCCGCCGGCAACCCGATAAAATTTCTGGACCGTCAGCTTAAGGGCCCCCGCCTGGTTGGCTGAACTGCTCAGCATGGGCATGAACCGTCCGAGTTCCAGCATCGTTTGGACCGTGCCTTTGCCGAAGGTACTTGAGTCACCGACGATCAGCGCGCGCCCATAATCCTGCAGCGCCGCCGCGAAAATCTCGCTGGCTGAAGCGCTTAGCTTGTTGACCAGCACCACCATCGGCCCGCTGTAGGCGACGCCGGCGTCTCGATCTTTCAAGACATCGATGTCACCATTGGCGTCCTTGACCTGCACGACCGGCCCTTGGGTGATAAAGAGGCCGGTCATCTTGATGGCCTCGTCCAGCGAACCGCCCCCGTCCCGCCGCAAATCAATCGCCAGGGCCTGAATGCCTTCCTGCTGGAGGCGTTTCAATAAGGCCGCCACGTCACGAGAGGTGCTCTTGCCGGTCCGCGACTTTTCCATATCCTGATAAAAAGACGGCAGTGTAATCAGGCCGATTTTCTGCGTGGTGCCGTCCGGGAGATCGCGTTCGATGATTTCGGCCTTCGCTTCCTGTTCCGTCAATTTGACGTTGTCACGAATCAGTTCAACGACCTTCCGCTTGGATGGATCCGGGGCTGTGCCGGGGATCACCTGCAGGCGGACCAGGCTGCCCTTTTTCCCGCGGATCATCTCGACGACTTTATCGAGCTTGAGGTCGACCGTATCGACGAAATTGTCTTTCCCTTGCGCCACCCCGGTAATGCGATCGCCGACGCCGAGTTTGCCGCTCATCTGAGCCGGTCCCCCGGGCAGCAAACGGGCGATTTTAGCGTAACCGTCCTCCGAACGAAGCTCCGCCCCGATGCCGGTCAGCGAGAGGCGCATGTTGATTTCAAAGCTTTCCAGGTCCGATTTGCCGAGATACTCCGAATGCGGGTCATACGTCAGGGCAATCGAATTCAGGTACGTCTGGAGTACGTCGTCATCGTCGCGTTCCTCCAGGCTCTTCAGCATCTGATCGTACCGCCGCCCCACCACCTTGGGCCCGGGTTCCGTGGCCAGCTTGTTAAGCTTTTCCTGGAGCAATTCCCCTTCAATGCGGTCGCGCCAAAGCGTATCCGCCTCGGTCATGTTTGCCGGCCAGGGCTCCTTTTTGCGATCCAACGCGATGGTACGGTTGCTCTTGAAATTGTACTCCTTTTTAAGCAGCACCCGGATCTTCGCGATCCGGTCCTCAACACGCTGCTTGAATAGGGCGTAGATTTCCCGGGCCGGCTCGACATTGCCGACCAACAAGTCTTGCGCCATGCTTGGCCCGTACTTCTGCTTGATGTCGTTAATGTCCTCCTGCGTGAAAAACAGCCGGTTATAGTCCAGGTTCTCCAGGTACGTGTCCAAAATCTTCTGCGCCGTTGCGCCGTCGATTTTCTGCCGGCTATAGTGGCCTTGCTCCAACAGCTTTACCACGGTCGTCGCAATCTGCCGGGAGTCGGAGGCGCTGATCTTCGCGGCCGCTCTTTGCTGAGCGAATAAGGGATTAAAGGGAAAAGACAATGCGATCGCGGAAATCGCGACACAAAGAGTTTTCATGCAATTACTAAACGGCAGTTTTCAAAGCAAGAGCTTGTGACCCGAGGAAATCTCATCCCTTCAAGGTTTACGTTAAACCGTGCAATGTCCCTGCGTTATGCTTGAGATTCAATCTTTTATTGGGGGTATTTTCGAAACCAACGGTTACCTCGTGCGGGCGCCTGAGGGCGACTTGCTCGTGGATGCGCCCACGGGTGCCCTGGAGTGGTTGGAGCGGGAGGGGCGCCAACCGGCGGTGCTGCTCATCACTCACGGCCATCTGGATCACATCGATGACGCCGCCAAAATCGTCCGCCGATACGGCTGCCGGCTCGGGTGCCATCGCGATACCGTTCCGATGCTGACCGATCCCGAGTTTTTCCGCCGCCTCGGTTTCAGCCTCGAAGTCGAACCCGTACAGCCCGGTTTTCTGATTGAAGAATCCGAAAGTACCCCGGTGCTCGGTCTGGACTTCAAGGTGCTGCTGGTGCCCGGCCATTGCCCGGGAAGCCTCTGTTTCTATCACCCGCCCAGCGCCAACCTCTTCAGCGGCGACGTCCTGTTCGCCGGGAGCATCGGGCGGACGGACCTGCCCGCCGGCAATTACCCGGAGCTTATCCAGGGGCTTCACGACAAGGTCCTGCGGCTCCCGGATGAAACCCGCGTTTTACCGGGGCATGGTCCCGCCACGACGATCGGGAAAGAGCGCCGGTCCAACCCTTTTCTGGTCATTTAGCTTTCAGCCGTCCACCTCGCCCGGCGCCCGCCAAATGATCCGGTTCAGCGCAGGATCCCTTGCAGGTCTTCATCCGCCAAATCCAGGGGATGCCCCGTCCAGACCACCCTGCCGGTCCGGTCGACCAGGAAGGCTTGCGGGATACCGTCCACCCCAAAACGGCTGTAGAGATTGCGCGACGTGTTGATCGCCACCCGGTACTGCATCGGGAGTTGTTGTTGGAAGCGCCTGACGGTTGGCTCGTCCTCGTCCGTTACGCCGATTACCTCAAGACCTTGCGGATGATAACGGGCGTAGAGGTCGTTGAGATGGGGAATGCTCCTGCGGCAGGGCGGACACCACGTCGCCCAAAATTCAACCAGCAACGGTTTCTTCTCCAAATCCGGTTTATTATCGCCCAGGTAAGTCAACGCCAGTGACGGCAGCCGGTCACCCGGCTTGAGAGTCGATTCCTGGCCGCGAATCAAAAAGATCGAGCCGAGCATCAGTACACCGACAATCAGGAGCGGGATCAGTTTTTTCATCGCTGCTTGGAACAAGGGACCATTACCGATCGACCTTGTTATTTCAATATTTTCAAGGGCAGGTAAGAACCGGGCCCTGAGGTGCTCCCCCCCTTTGCGCGTCCCGCCTCTCGCCAAGCGCTGATAACGGCTCAAGCCGGACCCTTGCGCGGGCCGCGCGCAAGTACGACCCGGCCTTCGGCGACCGGTTCATCCGCCACGCAGGCCCGGACATCGCACAAAAACAGGCCTTGCAAATCCCCGGTCTTCCTGGCGGAAAACACGACGCGTTCACGCGGGCGGACGGGCCGGATGAATTTCATCGATTGAATGGCGGCGAGCAACAGGACGTGATCCGCATCCCCCAGGGCCACACCGGCGGTCTGAGCCATTCCTTCCGCCAGGAGCACACCGGGCACCAGCGGATTGCCGGGAAAATGTCCCTGAAAAAAGGATTCCTCACCCGAAAACACCTTCGTGGCCGTAGCGGCTACGCCCGGTTCATGCCGCTCCACCTCGTCGATGAAGACAAACGGCTCACGGTGAGGCAGGCCAAGCGCGATCGGATCCATGGAATAATGCCGCGACGCAACAATGCCACAAATGCCACAAGTGAAAAAATGCCACAAATGACCGACCCCGTTAGGAAGGTTCTCCGGTCTTCGTACTCGCAGCCTTTCTAAAAAAACAGCCTGCAAATGGAATACTGCCAGGAGCGCCGCAGATGATGGACCGCCATTTGTGGCATTTTTTCACTTGTGGCATTTGTGGCATTGTTCCGTCGTGGCATTTCCTACCGGGCCCATTCCGCCGCGCTCAGGTCTTCAGTCGCCCCGGGCGGATTCGGCGCCGGCATCGGCATGTGGCGGTGCAACGATAATTCACGATTCACGCTGAGGTAAATTCCCTGCTCAATCGGTCCGGATCCGACGTGCAGCGACGCGGCCCGGTCGATGATTGCCTTCTCCGCCACCGTCAGCCGCTCATTTTGCAGCAGGTGCTCGGTCCAGGAGGGCACCGTCATCTCGATGCGGAAAGTGTTGGGGCGCATAAGATCCTCGTGCAATCCCCAGCCGTAGGCGCCGTTGCGCAGGTGAATGAGGCGGACTTCCCGCATCAGCACCATAAACTCGCTGCCCCGGTTCCAGTCGACCTCGAACTGGTACGTAATGATCACCGGCCCGTCGTGCGGCTGCGGCGTGTGAATCAACCTGTGCGAGGAGGGGGTGACCGGGGCAGGGTCAAAATTCAAATCCTGCGTAAAGTCGATCGACAGCGGGATGG
Proteins encoded in this region:
- a CDS encoding carboxy terminal-processing peptidase, with product MKTLCVAISAIALSFPFNPLFAQQRAAAKISASDSRQIATTVVKLLEQGHYSRQKIDGATAQKILDTYLENLDYNRLFFTQEDINDIKQKYGPSMAQDLLVGNVEPAREIYALFKQRVEDRIAKIRVLLKKEYNFKSNRTIALDRKKEPWPANMTEADTLWRDRIEGELLQEKLNKLATEPGPKVVGRRYDQMLKSLEERDDDDVLQTYLNSIALTYDPHSEYLGKSDLESFEINMRLSLTGIGAELRSEDGYAKIARLLPGGPAQMSGKLGVGDRITGVAQGKDNFVDTVDLKLDKVVEMIRGKKGSLVRLQVIPGTAPDPSKRKVVELIRDNVKLTEQEAKAEIIERDLPDGTTQKIGLITLPSFYQDMEKSRTGKSTSRDVAALLKRLQQEGIQALAIDLRRDGGGSLDEAIKMTGLFITQGPVVQVKDANGDIDVLKDRDAGVAYSGPMVVLVNKLSASASEIFAAALQDYGRALIVGDSSTFGKGTVQTMLELGRFMPMLSSSANQAGALKLTVQKFYRVAGGSTQFRGVISDIVLPSLTDSPEFGESALEHALPYDEVEPAPIDLANNRKPLFVDDIRRKSIGRTSQDPVLQDIVQDVKHVNDRVKNNRLSLNEKIRRDELEHETGERDKEKEDEKKAEAQDHDRYYELALADVDKPQLKRLDKDPNSLAAKKAKADGAERSEDELASNDDEEAGNVQADAIKRETVNILSDLIEQTKVPRSAAR
- a CDS encoding beta-hydroxyacyl-ACP dehydratase, which gives rise to MDPIALGLPHREPFVFIDEVERHEPGVAATATKVFSGEESFFQGHFPGNPLVPGVLLAEGMAQTAGVALGDADHVLLLAAIQSMKFIRPVRPRERVVFSARKTGDLQGLFLCDVRACVADEPVAEGRVVLARGPRKGPA
- a CDS encoding MBL fold metallo-hydrolase, producing the protein MLEIQSFIGGIFETNGYLVRAPEGDLLVDAPTGALEWLEREGRQPAVLLITHGHLDHIDDAAKIVRRYGCRLGCHRDTVPMLTDPEFFRRLGFSLEVEPVQPGFLIEESESTPVLGLDFKVLLVPGHCPGSLCFYHPPSANLFSGDVLFAGSIGRTDLPAGNYPELIQGLHDKVLRLPDETRVLPGHGPATTIGKERRSNPFLVI
- a CDS encoding TlpA family protein disulfide reductase → MKKLIPLLIVGVLMLGSIFLIRGQESTLKPGDRLPSLALTYLGDNKPDLEKKPLLVEFWATWCPPCRRSIPHLNDLYARYHPQGLEVIGVTDEDEPTVRRFQQQLPMQYRVAINTSRNLYSRFGVDGIPQAFLVDRTGRVVWTGHPLDLADEDLQGILR